The following are encoded together in the Kribbella voronezhensis genome:
- a CDS encoding GNAT family N-acetyltransferase, whose protein sequence is MDVLKNPMYYALTGTHSGLAETQGRACRYPAQVAPFLGLPDEPTEQDWADAASLLGVGHSAALMRPELPLPENFKLVQQFDLVQLVAPESFGVEDPQAVVLDADDVPEMLALTELTEPGPFRTRTIEFGGYLGLREQGALIAMAGERCRPPGYVEISAVCTDPAYRGKGLATRLIRAVAAGIEQTGARPFLHTGGTNLQAIRLYESLGFAVSNRMKVLVVEPV, encoded by the coding sequence TTGGACGTCCTCAAGAACCCGATGTACTACGCCCTGACGGGCACGCACTCGGGTCTTGCCGAAACCCAGGGCCGGGCCTGTCGCTACCCGGCCCAGGTCGCGCCCTTCCTGGGGCTGCCGGACGAGCCGACCGAGCAGGACTGGGCAGACGCGGCTTCGTTGCTCGGAGTCGGCCACAGCGCCGCCCTGATGCGGCCGGAGTTGCCACTGCCGGAGAACTTCAAGCTCGTCCAGCAGTTCGACCTCGTCCAGTTGGTGGCGCCTGAGTCGTTCGGCGTCGAGGACCCGCAGGCCGTAGTACTGGATGCCGACGACGTGCCGGAGATGCTCGCGCTGACCGAGCTCACCGAGCCGGGACCGTTCCGGACCCGCACGATCGAGTTCGGTGGATATCTCGGGTTGCGTGAGCAGGGCGCGTTGATCGCGATGGCCGGCGAGCGGTGCCGCCCGCCGGGCTACGTCGAGATCAGCGCGGTGTGCACCGATCCGGCGTACCGGGGCAAGGGCCTGGCCACCCGGCTGATCCGGGCAGTTGCCGCCGGCATCGAACAGACCGGCGCACGGCCGTTCCTGCACACCGGCGGCACCAACCTGCAGGCCATCCGCCTCTACGAGTCGCTGGGCTTCGCCGTCTCGAACCGTATGAAGGTTCTGGTCGTAGAACCCGTTTGA
- a CDS encoding PhoH family protein: MVALLGARDEFLRIVEKEFAADILVRGNEISMSGEPAELALVERLFDELIAVVRTGHGLIADAVERSIAMIKAETVESPADVLTQNILSSRGRTIRPKTLNQKRYVDAIDKNTIVFGIGPAGTGKTYLAVAKAVQALQAKEVTRIILTRPAVEAGERLGFLPGTLSEKIDPYLRPLYDALHDMLDPESIPRLMTAGTIEIAPLAYMRGRTLNDAYIILDEAQNTSPEQMKMFLTRLGFGSKMVVTGDVTQVDLPTGTRSGLRVVQDILEGVQDLAFCRLTSHDVVRHKLVGRIVSAYENYESDAEPRA; encoded by the coding sequence ATGGTGGCGCTGCTCGGAGCCCGCGACGAGTTCCTCCGGATCGTCGAGAAGGAGTTCGCCGCCGACATCCTGGTCCGTGGCAATGAGATCAGCATGTCCGGCGAGCCCGCCGAGCTGGCCCTGGTCGAGCGGCTGTTCGACGAGCTGATCGCGGTCGTGCGGACCGGTCACGGGCTGATCGCCGACGCCGTCGAGCGCAGCATCGCGATGATCAAGGCCGAGACGGTCGAAAGCCCGGCCGACGTGCTGACCCAGAACATCCTGTCCAGCCGCGGCCGGACGATCCGGCCGAAGACGCTGAACCAGAAGCGCTACGTCGACGCGATCGACAAGAACACGATCGTGTTCGGGATCGGCCCGGCCGGTACCGGCAAGACGTATCTCGCGGTCGCCAAGGCGGTCCAGGCGCTGCAGGCCAAGGAGGTCACCCGGATCATCCTGACCCGGCCGGCCGTCGAGGCCGGTGAGCGGCTCGGGTTCCTGCCCGGCACGCTGTCGGAGAAGATCGACCCGTACCTGCGGCCGCTGTACGACGCGCTGCACGACATGCTCGACCCCGAGTCGATCCCGCGGCTGATGACGGCCGGCACGATCGAGATCGCCCCGCTGGCGTACATGCGCGGCCGGACCCTGAACGACGCCTACATCATCCTGGACGAGGCGCAGAACACCTCGCCCGAGCAGATGAAGATGTTCCTCACCCGGCTCGGCTTCGGCTCGAAGATGGTCGTCACCGGCGACGTCACCCAGGTGGACCTGCCGACCGGGACGAGGTCGGGCCTGCGGGTCGTCCAGGACATCCTGGAAGGCGTCCAGGACCTGGCGTTCTGCCGGCTCACCTCGCACGACGTGGTCCGGCACAAACTGGTCGGCCGGATCGTGTCGGCGTACGAGAACTACGAAAGCGACGCTGAGCCCCGAGCATGA
- the dnaJ gene encoding molecular chaperone DnaJ, with amino-acid sequence MSTDYYAVLGVSRDASPDEIKKAYRKLARQYHPDVNDSEDAHHKFQEIGRAFQVLSDPQKKQVHDLGGDPFASGPGGAGGAGFGQAFTFTDIMDAFFGQTGGATRGPRPRTRRGQDALIPLRIDLAEAAFGTTRELKVDTAVVCPTCSGSGAAAGSEPVTCEICHGRGEVTHTQRSFLGEVRTMRPCPNCRGFGTTIPNPCIECSGDGRVRSRRTVTVKIPGGVDSGTRVQLSGQGEVGPGGGPAGDLYVEIEVEQHEIFSRNGDDLHCTVTLPMTAAALGTTIDLPTLEGETTPLEIRPGTQSGTAMTLTARGVPRLRHAGRGDLIVQVIVETPTRLDDTQSALLRQLAEARGEERPQGQVQATHKGVFGRLRDAFGNH; translated from the coding sequence ATGAGCACCGATTACTACGCCGTCCTGGGCGTCAGCCGAGACGCCTCACCGGACGAGATCAAGAAGGCCTACCGCAAGCTGGCCCGGCAGTACCACCCGGACGTCAACGACTCCGAGGACGCGCACCACAAGTTCCAGGAGATCGGCCGCGCGTTCCAGGTCCTGAGCGACCCGCAGAAGAAGCAGGTGCACGACCTCGGCGGTGACCCCTTCGCGAGCGGACCGGGCGGGGCCGGCGGTGCCGGTTTCGGCCAGGCCTTCACCTTCACCGACATCATGGACGCGTTCTTCGGCCAGACCGGTGGCGCCACCCGTGGCCCGCGGCCGCGCACCAGGCGCGGCCAGGACGCCCTCATCCCGCTGCGGATCGATCTCGCCGAGGCGGCCTTCGGGACCACCCGCGAGCTCAAGGTCGACACCGCCGTGGTCTGCCCGACCTGTTCGGGTTCCGGCGCCGCGGCCGGTTCCGAGCCGGTCACCTGTGAGATCTGCCACGGCCGCGGCGAGGTGACGCACACCCAGCGCTCGTTCCTCGGCGAGGTCCGGACGATGCGGCCGTGCCCGAACTGCCGCGGCTTCGGCACCACCATCCCGAACCCGTGCATCGAGTGCTCCGGCGACGGCCGGGTGCGCTCCCGGCGGACGGTCACGGTCAAGATCCCCGGTGGCGTCGACAGCGGGACCAGGGTGCAGCTGTCCGGCCAGGGCGAGGTCGGCCCCGGCGGCGGCCCGGCCGGCGACCTGTACGTCGAGATCGAGGTCGAGCAGCACGAGATCTTCAGCCGCAACGGCGACGACCTGCACTGCACGGTCACCCTGCCGATGACGGCGGCCGCACTCGGTACGACGATCGACCTGCCGACGCTGGAAGGCGAGACGACCCCGCTGGAGATCCGCCCCGGTACGCAGTCCGGTACGGCGATGACGCTGACCGCGCGCGGTGTTCCCCGGCTGCGGCACGCAGGTCGTGGTGACCTGATCGTCCAGGTGATCGTGGAGACCCCGACCCGGCTCGACGACACGCAGTCGGCGTTACTGAGGCAGCTCGCGGAGGCCCGGGGCGAGGAGCGGCCGCAAGGTCAGGTCCAGGCCACCCACAAGGGTGTCTTCGGGCGGCTGCGCGACGCCTTCGGCAACCACTGA
- a CDS encoding Gmad2 immunoglobulin-like domain-containing protein: MNDPDDRFDELMRRALADEADRIEPADRLHEIQSRVRSERKVGTRRPWMIAAGAAVVGTAAAIGAFTMLGDDVRNTGEPEVAGPPATTSATTSSTTGPATTSPSQAPQPTTPGPSDQPSVAKDRSTTEPSVKRKAVSVYWLGKSTGNDSGVGVRLYRTFVPVSGRPALEAVRVMASGKSDDPDYYSLWQDATPVSVTQYDGVVTVDFKTYPRQKLETGMAQVAVQQLVYTVQGALGDQTAQVRVTQQGRSGVPLFGLVDTRQPFSRAQAADVQALVWINSPTEGTVIRSPLTVEGIAAAFEAVVNWRATNEKTRQVVQGQTTTKQGQGFSPFSFTTKLAPGAWQLDAYLISPQDGRITDLDSKTVIVR, from the coding sequence ATGAACGACCCCGACGACCGGTTCGACGAGCTGATGCGTCGCGCCCTGGCCGACGAGGCCGACCGGATCGAGCCGGCCGACCGCCTGCACGAGATCCAGTCGCGCGTCCGCTCCGAGCGCAAGGTCGGCACCCGCCGGCCGTGGATGATCGCCGCCGGCGCGGCCGTGGTCGGTACGGCCGCGGCGATCGGCGCGTTCACGATGCTCGGCGACGACGTCCGGAACACCGGCGAGCCCGAGGTCGCCGGTCCGCCCGCCACGACCAGCGCGACGACCAGCTCGACGACCGGCCCGGCGACGACAAGCCCGTCGCAGGCGCCGCAGCCGACGACCCCCGGACCGTCTGACCAGCCCTCGGTCGCCAAGGACCGCAGTACGACCGAACCGTCGGTCAAGCGCAAGGCTGTCTCCGTCTACTGGCTCGGCAAGTCGACGGGCAACGACAGCGGAGTCGGCGTACGGCTCTACCGGACCTTCGTGCCGGTCAGCGGCCGCCCCGCGCTGGAAGCGGTCCGCGTGATGGCCAGCGGGAAGTCCGACGACCCGGACTACTACTCGCTCTGGCAGGACGCGACGCCGGTGTCGGTGACGCAGTACGACGGCGTGGTGACGGTGGACTTCAAGACCTACCCGCGGCAGAAGCTGGAAACGGGGATGGCACAAGTGGCCGTCCAGCAGCTCGTCTACACCGTCCAGGGCGCCCTCGGCGACCAGACGGCACAGGTCCGGGTGACCCAGCAAGGGCGTTCCGGAGTGCCGCTGTTCGGTCTGGTCGACACCCGCCAGCCCTTCAGTCGCGCGCAGGCCGCCGACGTCCAGGCGCTGGTCTGGATCAACTCGCCCACCGAGGGCACAGTCATTCGGAGTCCGCTGACCGTCGAAGGCATCGCCGCCGCCTTCGAGGCGGTCGTGAACTGGCGAGCCACGAACGAGAAGACCAGGCAAGTGGTCCAGGGCCAGACGACGACCAAGCAGGGCCAGGGCTTCTCCCCCTTCTCCTTCACCACCAAGCTCGCCCCCGGCGCCTGGCAGCTCGACGCCTACCTGATCTCCCCGCAGGACGGCCGCATCACCGACCTCGACTCGAAGACGGTCATCGTCCGCTAG
- the era gene encoding GTPase Era, with product MSSTPEHAPEFRSGFACFVGRPNAGKSTLTNALVGQKIVITSSKPQTTRHAVRGIVHRPDAQLILVDTPGLHKPRTLLGERLNDVVKTTWAEVDVIAICLPSNEKIGPGDRFLVTEAAKVAKTPKIALATKSDLVGPDRMAEHLSEIAALGESVGIEWTAVIPVSATDGFQTELVADELVKQLPEGRPLYPDGDITDEPEEILVGELIREAALEGVRDELPHSIAVTIDEMGLREDRPADKPLIDIYANLYLERESQKGIIIGHKGARLREVGANARRQIEALLGTPVYLDLHVKIAKNWQTDAKHLRKLGF from the coding sequence ATGTCGTCCACACCTGAGCACGCCCCGGAGTTCCGCTCCGGCTTCGCCTGTTTCGTCGGCCGCCCGAACGCGGGCAAGTCCACCCTGACCAACGCGCTGGTCGGTCAGAAGATCGTGATCACCTCGTCGAAGCCGCAGACCACGCGGCACGCCGTACGAGGCATCGTGCACCGCCCGGACGCCCAGCTGATCCTGGTCGACACCCCCGGTCTGCACAAGCCGCGGACGCTGCTCGGCGAGCGGCTGAACGACGTGGTCAAGACGACCTGGGCCGAGGTGGACGTGATCGCCATCTGCCTGCCGTCGAACGAGAAGATCGGCCCGGGCGACCGGTTCCTGGTCACCGAGGCGGCCAAGGTCGCCAAGACGCCGAAGATCGCGCTGGCGACCAAGTCCGACCTGGTCGGCCCGGACCGGATGGCCGAACACCTGTCCGAGATCGCCGCCCTGGGCGAGTCGGTCGGGATCGAGTGGACCGCGGTGATCCCGGTCTCGGCCACCGACGGGTTCCAGACCGAACTGGTCGCCGACGAACTGGTCAAGCAGTTGCCGGAAGGCCGGCCGCTGTACCCCGACGGCGACATCACCGACGAGCCCGAGGAGATCCTGGTCGGCGAGCTGATCCGGGAGGCGGCGCTGGAAGGCGTCCGGGACGAACTGCCGCACTCGATCGCCGTCACCATCGACGAGATGGGCCTGCGCGAGGACCGGCCGGCCGACAAGCCGCTGATCGACATCTACGCCAATCTCTACCTCGAGCGGGAGAGCCAGAAGGGCATCATCATCGGCCACAAGGGCGCCCGGCTGCGCGAGGTCGGCGCGAACGCCCGCCGCCAGATCGAGGCCCTGCTCGGTACGCCGGTCTACCTCGACCTGCACGTCAAGATCGCCAAGAACTGGCAGACGGACGCGAAGCACCTTCGCAAGCTCGGGTTCTGA
- the ybeY gene encoding rRNA maturation RNase YbeY, translating into MNVEVNNESGVEIDAHGLMRLSRFVMSSLRLHPECELSIKLVDEDTMARYHVEFLDLPGPTDVMSWPMDELRPGTSDSDEGDLPLGHLGDIALCPTVAAAQGAKAGHGTWAELELLTVHGILHLLGYDHAEPAEKAEMWDVQGRLLEAWRAPGNRLGQE; encoded by the coding sequence ATGAACGTAGAGGTCAACAACGAGTCCGGTGTGGAGATCGACGCCCACGGACTGATGCGGCTGAGCCGTTTCGTGATGTCGTCGCTGCGCCTGCACCCCGAGTGCGAGCTGTCGATCAAGCTGGTCGACGAGGACACGATGGCGCGGTACCACGTCGAGTTCCTGGACCTGCCGGGGCCGACGGACGTGATGTCGTGGCCGATGGACGAGTTGCGGCCCGGGACCAGTGACTCCGACGAGGGCGACCTGCCGCTGGGGCACCTCGGCGACATCGCGCTCTGCCCGACCGTCGCGGCCGCGCAGGGCGCGAAGGCCGGTCATGGCACCTGGGCCGAGCTGGAGCTGCTGACAGTGCACGGGATCCTCCACCTGCTCGGCTACGACCACGCCGAACCCGCCGAAAAGGCGGAGATGTGGGACGTCCAGGGCCGGTTGCTCGAAGCCTGGCGCGCACCAGGAAACAGGCTCGGACAGGAGTGA
- a CDS encoding 16S rRNA (uracil(1498)-N(3))-methyltransferase, which yields MGLAVFYLADLDGSELVLDGAEGRHAAVVRRIRPGERVRLTDGRGSFAEGPVTAASKTGVTVSVESRGTVAAASPRLVVVQALPKGERAELAVEMLTEVGADLVVPWNAERSQFRSNPERVAKTVAKWRAWAFEASKQSRRSWFCEVAPIASTAEVAQLLRDAALPVVLHEEAKTALSSVQLPEAGDIVLVVGPEGGISPAELAAFAVEPVLLGDTVLRTSTAGVAAAAALLSRSRWT from the coding sequence ATGGGTCTCGCGGTCTTCTACCTGGCTGACCTCGACGGGTCGGAGTTGGTGCTCGACGGCGCCGAGGGTCGCCACGCGGCCGTCGTACGGCGGATCCGGCCGGGCGAGCGCGTCCGGCTGACCGACGGGCGCGGGTCCTTCGCCGAAGGACCCGTGACGGCCGCCTCGAAGACCGGCGTCACCGTGTCCGTGGAGTCTCGCGGCACGGTGGCGGCGGCGAGTCCGCGGCTGGTCGTCGTCCAGGCCTTGCCGAAGGGGGAGCGGGCCGAGCTGGCGGTGGAGATGCTCACCGAGGTGGGCGCCGACCTCGTCGTACCGTGGAACGCGGAACGGTCCCAGTTCCGGTCGAACCCGGAGCGGGTCGCGAAGACAGTGGCGAAGTGGCGGGCCTGGGCGTTCGAAGCGAGCAAGCAATCGCGTCGCTCGTGGTTCTGCGAGGTCGCGCCGATCGCATCCACTGCCGAGGTGGCTCAGCTCCTGCGTGACGCCGCGCTGCCCGTAGTACTGCATGAAGAAGCGAAGACCGCGCTGTCCTCAGTGCAGCTTCCCGAGGCAGGCGACATCGTCCTCGTCGTCGGCCCCGAGGGCGGCATCTCCCCAGCCGAACTGGCAGCCTTCGCCGTCGAGCCGGTCCTCCTCGGCGACACAGTTCTCCGCACGTCGACCGCGGGCGTCGCCGCCGCAGCAGCCTTGCTGTCCCGCTCCCGCTGGACCTAG
- a CDS encoding cytidine deaminase, translated as MSADLSAEDAKLVTLARAARARTRAAEGAAVRDTDGRTYAACTVQLDTVLLSALQLAIAMAVSSGVKGIEAAAVVTESPDVDVEVVRYFGGAALPVVVANGNGEVRDVVHT; from the coding sequence TTGTCTGCTGACTTGTCCGCTGAGGACGCCAAGCTCGTCACGCTGGCCCGGGCCGCCCGGGCCCGGACCCGCGCCGCGGAAGGTGCCGCGGTCCGGGACACCGACGGGCGGACTTATGCTGCTTGCACGGTTCAGCTGGACACCGTGCTGCTCAGCGCGCTGCAGTTGGCGATCGCGATGGCGGTGTCTTCCGGCGTCAAGGGAATCGAGGCGGCCGCGGTGGTGACCGAATCACCGGACGTCGATGTGGAGGTGGTGCGCTACTTCGGTGGCGCGGCCCTCCCGGTAGTCGTTGCCAATGGCAACGGAGAGGTTCGTGATGTCGTCCACACCTGA
- a CDS encoding SigE family RNA polymerase sigma factor, with product MAHESSWDADEALTAVYTAHYTSLVRLGALLLRDTGSAEEIVQDAFVAMHARWHRLRDPHKALAYLRTAVVNRCRSRQRHLVVVDKHMPRSLPEEPSAEQAVLRTAETDRVIEAMRTLPEKQRTVMVLRYYGDLSEAEIADTMGISRGSVKSHAARASKSLRQVLEQSR from the coding sequence GTGGCACATGAGTCCTCGTGGGATGCAGACGAGGCGCTGACGGCTGTCTACACGGCGCATTACACGTCGCTGGTCCGCCTCGGCGCCCTGCTGCTGCGTGATACCGGTTCGGCGGAGGAGATCGTGCAGGACGCCTTCGTGGCGATGCACGCGCGCTGGCACCGGTTGCGCGATCCCCACAAGGCCCTGGCCTACCTACGCACCGCCGTGGTGAACCGCTGCCGTTCGCGGCAGCGGCATCTCGTCGTGGTGGACAAACACATGCCCCGGTCCTTGCCGGAGGAGCCCAGCGCGGAGCAGGCTGTGCTGCGGACGGCCGAGACCGACCGGGTGATCGAAGCGATGCGCACCCTGCCGGAGAAGCAGCGCACCGTGATGGTGCTGCGGTACTACGGTGATCTCTCCGAAGCCGAGATCGCCGACACGATGGGGATCAGCCGCGGATCCGTGAAGAGCCACGCCGCGCGGGCGAGCAAGTCGCTGCGCCAGGTCCTGGAGCAGAGCAGATGA
- a CDS encoding GNAT family N-acetyltransferase — protein sequence MDITRLSPDDEVGCAEAVALLTATAKLDCPESVVPTPRSYAAHLKYGWDGDPGRSYLARDTDGFLAGLLSLELPTYDNTNLAWFEVEVHPDYRGRGIGSELLRYAEQLARRVGRKSIGTTTWDLPKAAAFAEHHGYEQKSVEVNRRQDIAGLDWSVVEDLYAEAVRASSAYELVRITGRLPEDLLDDMVAVTASINDAPRDDLEIEDEEYSPERLRAYEEAQLAHDRALYRVIARERATGVLAGHSTVTVERERPHIAEQADTAVSHDHRGHRLGALVKTGMLLWLREAEPAITQLDTWNAESNAHMIAINEQLNYHIVARALDFQKTL from the coding sequence GTGGACATCACCAGGCTCTCTCCCGACGACGAGGTCGGCTGTGCCGAGGCGGTAGCCCTGCTGACCGCCACCGCGAAACTCGACTGCCCGGAATCGGTGGTGCCGACGCCTCGCAGCTACGCGGCGCACCTGAAGTACGGCTGGGACGGCGATCCCGGCCGGAGCTATCTCGCCCGGGACACGGACGGGTTCCTGGCCGGACTGCTGAGCCTCGAGCTGCCGACGTACGACAACACCAATCTCGCCTGGTTCGAGGTCGAGGTGCACCCGGACTACCGCGGCCGCGGGATCGGCAGCGAACTGCTCCGGTACGCCGAGCAGCTGGCGCGCCGGGTCGGGCGGAAATCGATCGGGACGACCACCTGGGACCTGCCGAAGGCGGCCGCGTTCGCCGAGCACCACGGGTACGAGCAGAAGTCGGTCGAGGTGAACCGGCGCCAGGACATCGCCGGCCTCGACTGGTCGGTCGTCGAGGACCTGTACGCCGAAGCGGTGCGCGCCTCGTCGGCGTACGAACTGGTCCGGATCACCGGCCGGCTGCCCGAGGACCTGCTGGACGACATGGTCGCGGTGACCGCGTCGATCAACGATGCGCCGAGGGACGACCTGGAGATCGAGGACGAGGAGTACAGCCCGGAACGGCTGCGCGCCTACGAAGAGGCCCAGCTCGCGCACGACCGGGCTCTGTACCGCGTGATCGCCCGCGAGCGCGCCACCGGCGTACTGGCCGGGCACTCGACCGTCACCGTTGAGCGGGAGCGGCCGCACATCGCCGAGCAGGCCGACACGGCGGTCTCCCATGATCACCGCGGTCACCGCCTCGGCGCGCTGGTGAAGACCGGCATGCTGCTGTGGCTGCGCGAGGCCGAGCCGGCCATCACCCAGCTCGACACCTGGAACGCCGAGTCCAACGCCCACATGATCGCGATCAACGAGCAGCTGAACTACCACATCGTCGCCAGAGCGCTGGACTTCCAGAAAACCCTGTGA
- a CDS encoding hemolysin family protein, giving the protein MTFHDGVLLVVAAVLVLLAGLFAGAEAALSAYSKVRANEQVEQGNLRAVRLRDLLSDAPRYLNTLLLVRLSCEISAIVLVTQALSNVFAVTWEHILITAVVMVVVSYVIIGVAPRTLGRQHSDRFAMISAGPIMALTSVLGPLPKVLILLGNALTPGKGFAAGPFATEAELRALVDLAEKSSVIESGERQMIHSVFELGDTIVREVMVPRTDMVYIERHKKLRQLTSLALRSGYSRIPVVGESLDDIVGVAYLKDVMRRVYDNAAAESTERVESVMRPCMYIPDSKPVDQLLREMQAARMHVAIVVDEYGGTAGLVTIEDILEEIVGEITDEYDEAPEAVQALSDGAYRVSSRFPIDELGELFGVPLDDDDVDTVGGLMAKLLGKVPIPGAEVEIEGLGLSLTAERPSGRRNQVGTVLVRRAEPAGQPQDSSHQTA; this is encoded by the coding sequence GTGACCTTCCACGACGGCGTTCTGCTGGTTGTGGCTGCGGTGCTCGTTCTGCTGGCCGGTCTGTTCGCCGGTGCTGAGGCGGCACTTTCGGCGTACTCGAAGGTGCGCGCGAACGAGCAGGTGGAGCAGGGCAACCTGCGCGCCGTTCGGTTGCGCGACCTGCTGTCCGACGCCCCGCGGTACCTGAACACCTTGCTGCTGGTCCGGCTGAGCTGTGAGATCAGCGCGATCGTGCTGGTCACCCAGGCGCTGTCCAACGTCTTCGCGGTGACCTGGGAGCACATCCTGATCACCGCGGTGGTGATGGTGGTCGTCTCCTACGTGATCATCGGTGTCGCGCCGAGGACGCTGGGCCGCCAGCACTCCGACCGGTTCGCGATGATCTCGGCCGGTCCGATCATGGCGCTGACCAGCGTGCTCGGGCCGCTGCCGAAGGTGCTGATCCTGCTCGGCAACGCGCTCACTCCTGGCAAGGGATTCGCGGCCGGCCCGTTCGCGACCGAGGCCGAGCTGCGCGCGCTGGTCGACCTGGCCGAGAAGTCGTCGGTGATCGAGTCCGGCGAGCGGCAGATGATCCACTCGGTGTTCGAACTCGGTGACACCATCGTCCGCGAGGTGATGGTGCCGCGGACCGACATGGTCTACATCGAGCGGCACAAGAAGCTGCGCCAGCTGACCTCGCTCGCGCTGCGCAGCGGCTACTCCCGGATCCCGGTGGTCGGCGAGTCGCTGGACGACATCGTCGGCGTGGCCTACCTCAAGGACGTGATGCGGCGCGTGTACGACAACGCCGCCGCCGAGTCGACCGAGCGGGTCGAGTCGGTGATGCGCCCGTGCATGTACATCCCCGACTCCAAGCCGGTGGACCAATTGCTGCGCGAGATGCAGGCGGCCCGGATGCACGTCGCGATCGTGGTCGACGAGTACGGCGGAACGGCCGGCCTGGTCACCATCGAGGACATCCTCGAGGAGATCGTCGGCGAGATCACCGACGAGTACGACGAGGCCCCGGAAGCCGTGCAGGCGTTGTCCGACGGGGCCTACCGGGTCTCCAGCCGGTTCCCCATCGACGAACTCGGCGAGCTGTTCGGCGTACCGCTGGACGACGACGACGTCGACACGGTCGGCGGCCTGATGGCCAAGCTGCTCGGCAAGGTGCCGATTCCCGGCGCCGAGGTCGAGATCGAGGGCCTCGGCCTGTCTCTCACCGCGGAACGCCCGTCCGGCCGGCGCAACCAGGTCGGTACGGTGCTGGTCCGGCGCGCCGAGCCCGCCGGCCAGCCGCAGGACAGCAGTCACCAGACTGCCTGA
- the hrcA gene encoding heat-inducible transcriptional repressor HrcA, with amino-acid sequence MLDERKLDVLRAIVEDYVATHEPVGSKTLVDRHNLGVSPATVRNDMAALEEEGYITQPHTSAGRIPTDAGYRLFVDKLSTVKALSPAEKRAISSFLVGAVDLDDVVRRTVRLLAQITRQVAIVQYPTLSRSSVRHIEVVTMTPRRLLLVLITSTGRVEQRIVEAPDDVDEQLIVDLRSRLNSALTGQRLADAATSLESVTETFAPADRPLVTAIVTSLLETFTVEGEQRIAVGGAANLTRYGDDFERNVKPVLEALEEHVILLKLLGEATNPQTLTVRIGHENPYEGLATTSVVATGYGSKSEALATLGIVGPTHMDYPSTMGAVRAVARYVSQILADS; translated from the coding sequence GTGCTGGACGAACGCAAACTGGACGTGCTCCGGGCCATCGTCGAGGACTACGTGGCGACTCATGAGCCGGTCGGCTCGAAGACGCTGGTCGACCGGCACAACCTCGGCGTCTCCCCGGCGACGGTCCGCAACGACATGGCCGCGCTGGAGGAGGAGGGGTACATCACCCAGCCGCACACCAGCGCGGGCCGGATCCCGACCGACGCCGGCTACCGGTTGTTCGTGGACAAGCTGAGCACGGTGAAGGCCCTGTCGCCGGCCGAGAAGAGGGCGATCTCGTCCTTCCTGGTCGGCGCGGTCGACCTGGACGACGTCGTACGCCGTACGGTGCGCCTGCTCGCCCAGATCACCCGCCAGGTCGCGATCGTGCAGTACCCGACGCTCAGCCGGTCCAGCGTGCGCCACATCGAGGTCGTCACGATGACGCCGCGACGGCTGCTGCTCGTGCTGATCACCAGCACGGGCCGGGTCGAGCAGCGGATCGTCGAGGCGCCGGACGACGTCGACGAGCAACTGATCGTGGACCTGCGGTCCCGGCTGAACTCGGCGCTGACCGGCCAGCGGCTGGCCGACGCGGCGACCTCGCTGGAGAGCGTGACCGAGACCTTCGCACCGGCCGACCGGCCGTTGGTGACCGCCATCGTGACCAGCCTGCTGGAGACCTTCACGGTCGAGGGCGAGCAGCGGATCGCGGTCGGCGGCGCGGCCAACCTGACGCGGTACGGCGACGACTTCGAGCGCAACGTGAAACCGGTGCTGGAGGCGCTCGAGGAGCACGTGATCCTGCTCAAGCTGCTCGGCGAGGCGACCAACCCGCAGACCCTGACGGTCCGGATCGGCCACGAGAACCCGTACGAGGGGCTCGCGACCACGTCGGTCGTGGCGACCGGCTACGGCTCCAAGTCGGAGGCGCTGGCCACGCTCGGCATCGTTGGACCGACCCACATGGACTACCCGAGCACGATGGGCGCCGTCCGCGCCGTCGCGCGCTACGTCAGCCAGATCCTGGCCGACTCATGA